The Nitrospirales bacterium genome includes a window with the following:
- a CDS encoding PDZ domain-containing protein, whose product MSRDIVIFRDVQRCRVLEKGLYDRLVVFLSLGLSWLMLGGLNFSDPVLAQTAAGEMTEARALELAEEFGVDVGEVDEEIKEFLGLTRAEGVVIFAVIGGTPADLAGMKVKAIIKEVDRFEIKTLIDLGHALEATLPTQNFTVATYEPSDPSDQGVTGGLNFHFVRIKQD is encoded by the coding sequence TTGAGTAGAGACATTGTGATTTTTCGAGATGTACAAAGATGTCGGGTTCTTGAGAAGGGCCTTTATGACCGTTTGGTCGTGTTTTTGTCGTTAGGACTTAGTTGGCTGATGTTGGGTGGCCTAAACTTTTCTGACCCCGTACTCGCGCAAACAGCAGCTGGAGAAATGACCGAAGCGCGCGCGTTGGAGCTGGCGGAGGAATTTGGAGTTGACGTTGGAGAAGTTGATGAAGAAATTAAAGAGTTCCTCGGTTTAACGCGTGCAGAAGGTGTGGTGATATTCGCCGTGATCGGGGGAACTCCAGCTGACCTGGCTGGTATGAAAGTCAAGGCGATCATTAAAGAAGTGGACCGGTTTGAAATTAAAACGCTTATTGATTTAGGTCATGCACTGGAAGCGACGTTACCGACACAAAACTTTACCGTTGCGACTTATGAGCCCTCTGACCCTTCTGATCAAGGTGTGACCGGTGGGTTGAACTTTCACTTTGTGCGTATCAAGCAGGATTAG
- a CDS encoding ethylbenzene dehydrogenase-related protein: protein MARLSSEPELPHPSRPIPRRVPRHLVVAGILFVAVIVGLTWFEVSTVSSHGIVVRSHFVPGEPPSEPSDPAWETIPALPVPLSGQVITRPVWPEPSAKALSIRSMHNGKDISFLLEWQDATRNERLTPGVFRDGAAIALPLGNAPAFFCMGQLDHYLNIWHWKADWQSDVDRRAARTKKKGNKRQGIRRFEVIPRRPSSVEDLIGGGFSTLTSKKRQGRIKGQAEWKRGFWRVVMKRPLTMPGDDLENEALLQAGRLQAIAFAVWNGENKERNGQKAVAPWMQLLIDPVNRPTAASPIE from the coding sequence ATGGCACGATTATCGAGTGAGCCAGAACTTCCACACCCCTCCCGTCCCATACCGAGGCGTGTGCCTCGTCATCTTGTTGTAGCTGGAATATTATTCGTCGCGGTCATCGTTGGGTTGACCTGGTTTGAAGTGTCGACAGTCAGTTCACACGGGATCGTCGTGCGTTCGCACTTTGTGCCTGGGGAACCTCCTTCAGAACCGTCTGATCCTGCATGGGAGACTATCCCGGCTCTTCCCGTCCCTCTCAGTGGCCAAGTCATTACTCGGCCTGTTTGGCCAGAACCGAGTGCGAAAGCTTTGTCAATTCGTTCAATGCACAACGGGAAAGATATTTCATTTTTATTGGAGTGGCAGGATGCGACTCGAAATGAACGTCTGACTCCTGGGGTTTTTCGAGACGGTGCCGCTATCGCGTTGCCCCTGGGCAACGCTCCGGCATTTTTCTGTATGGGACAGCTCGATCATTATCTCAACATCTGGCATTGGAAAGCTGATTGGCAGAGTGACGTAGACCGACGAGCGGCGCGGACCAAGAAGAAAGGGAATAAGCGACAGGGGATTCGAAGATTCGAAGTCATTCCTCGTCGCCCTTCATCTGTCGAAGACTTAATCGGTGGGGGATTCAGCACGTTAACGAGTAAAAAACGACAAGGGAGAATTAAAGGGCAAGCAGAGTGGAAGCGAGGGTTCTGGCGTGTAGTGATGAAGCGACCGCTTACGATGCCTGGAGATGACCTAGAGAATGAGGCCTTACTCCAAGCTGGACGATTGCAAGCAATAGCGTTTGCTGTCTGGAATGGTGAAAACAAAGAACGCAATGGGCAAAAGGCCGTTGCCCCGTGGATGCAGCTACTTATTGACCCGGTTAACAGGCCTACAGCAGCCTCCCCGATTGAGTAG